In a single window of the Vicingaceae bacterium genome:
- a CDS encoding IS5 family transposase → MVLANKIDWAYFEKAFERYYSDQGRPAMPIRFMVGCLLLKQMFNLGDETLPQMWIQNPYMQYFCGMIYFEHRFPCNPSDFSHFRKRIGKEGVEMIFAYTVKLHGKEAESTQMLSDTTVQEENISFSTDAKLAKQIIDRCRKIAAKEGIEQRQSYSRVSKQLLREAYFGNHPRRRKKAARAVRRLRTLGGRVVRELLRNMTEEQKERYREELEIMQQVLTQQKNDKDKIYSLHRPETSCIAKGKSHKPYEFGHKIGLMIHPKSLVITAIKAFKGNPHDSRTIAPLLEQMKLNGIRLPKEVVYDRGGRGVKQIEGTSVSVPDSGRKKQSRYLQEKKRKKFRRRAAIEAVISHLKRQFRMGINYLFGKGKAQINAFLSAAAWNLKKFMERLKKNLSFLLHFFTGLLEYFLEKKFPIFFALKNIHLFKKAF, encoded by the coding sequence GTGGTTTTGGCCAATAAAATCGATTGGGCATATTTTGAGAAGGCCTTTGAAAGGTACTATTCCGACCAGGGGCGGCCGGCCATGCCCATAAGGTTTATGGTGGGCTGTTTGCTGCTCAAGCAGATGTTTAATCTTGGAGATGAGACCTTGCCGCAAATGTGGATACAAAATCCATACATGCAATATTTCTGCGGGATGATTTATTTTGAGCATCGTTTTCCGTGTAATCCGAGTGATTTTTCGCATTTTCGCAAGCGCATAGGCAAGGAGGGCGTGGAAATGATATTTGCCTACACGGTGAAACTACACGGAAAAGAGGCCGAATCAACGCAAATGTTGAGCGACACGACGGTACAAGAAGAGAACATCAGTTTTTCGACCGATGCCAAATTAGCCAAGCAGATAATAGACCGTTGTCGGAAGATAGCGGCGAAAGAAGGTATCGAACAGCGGCAGAGCTACAGCCGAGTGTCGAAGCAATTGTTGAGAGAGGCGTATTTTGGTAATCATCCCCGGCGGAGAAAGAAAGCGGCACGGGCGGTCAGGCGTTTAAGGACATTAGGTGGGCGAGTTGTAAGGGAGTTGCTCAGGAACATGACTGAAGAACAGAAAGAACGTTACCGGGAGGAGTTGGAGATTATGCAACAGGTATTGACGCAGCAGAAGAACGATAAGGATAAAATTTACAGTTTACACCGCCCTGAGACCTCATGTATTGCGAAAGGCAAATCGCACAAGCCATATGAATTTGGGCATAAGATAGGTTTGATGATACATCCAAAGAGTTTGGTCATAACAGCAATAAAAGCATTTAAAGGGAATCCGCATGACAGTCGGACCATCGCACCGTTGTTGGAACAGATGAAGTTGAACGGAATTAGATTACCCAAAGAGGTGGTGTATGACAGAGGCGGAAGGGGAGTAAAACAAATTGAGGGAACAAGCGTGAGTGTTCCGGACAGTGGAAGGAAGAAACAGAGCCGCTACCTGCAAGAAAAGAAAAGGAAGAAATTCCGTCGGAGAGCAGCCATTGAAGCCGTAATATCGCATCTGAAAAGGCAGTTCAGAATGGGAATCAATTATCTTTTCGGAAAAGGGAAAGCACAGATCAATGCCTTTTTATCGGCAGCGGCGTGGAATTTGAAGAAATTTATGGAGAGGTTAAAGAAAAACCTTTCTTTTTTGCTTCATTTTTTCACAGGATTATTAGAGTATTTTTTAGAAAAAAAATTTCCGATATTCTTTGCATTAAAAAATATACATCTTTTTAAAAAGGCTTTTTAA
- the serC gene encoding phosphoserine aminotransferase, producing MQKKHNFSAGPSILPAEVIQQAAEALLNFNQTGLSLIEVSHRGKDFVAVMEKARSLVKELLQLNDDYEVLFLQGGASLGFLKVPMNFMKVNNGNAGYIETGVWAQKAIKEAQLFGKVNIIASSKDRNFSYVPVNYTIPEDLDYLHITSNNTIYGTQMQSFPQSPVPLICDMSSDIFSRVFNAQDFAMIYAGAQKNMGPAGTTLYIVNKNFLGKTGRQIPTMLDLSVHIKKDSMFNTPPVFAVYTSMLTLEWLKKIGGVAAIEKINREKARILYEEIDRNSLFKGLAEPNSRSIMNVTFILTRPQLEDEFNRLWQEAGIVGLKGHRDLGGYRASIYNAMPIESVKVLIEVMQHFEKIKG from the coding sequence ATGCAAAAAAAACATAATTTTAGTGCAGGACCATCTATATTACCTGCAGAAGTAATTCAACAAGCTGCAGAAGCATTATTAAACTTCAATCAAACAGGTTTGTCACTTATCGAGGTTTCTCACAGAGGTAAAGATTTTGTGGCAGTCATGGAAAAAGCCCGTTCGTTGGTCAAAGAATTGCTACAACTGAATGATGATTATGAGGTGCTATTCTTACAAGGTGGTGCAAGCCTGGGTTTCCTTAAAGTTCCTATGAACTTTATGAAAGTAAATAATGGAAACGCAGGATATATAGAAACCGGTGTTTGGGCACAAAAAGCCATTAAAGAAGCACAACTTTTCGGAAAAGTCAACATCATTGCAAGTTCTAAAGACAGAAACTTTTCTTATGTGCCTGTAAATTACACAATACCCGAAGATTTGGATTATCTTCACATCACAAGCAACAACACAATTTATGGCACACAAATGCAATCTTTTCCCCAATCTCCCGTACCTTTGATTTGTGATATGTCTTCCGATATTTTCAGTAGAGTATTCAACGCTCAAGATTTTGCCATGATTTATGCAGGCGCACAAAAAAATATGGGACCTGCCGGAACTACTCTGTATATTGTCAACAAGAATTTCCTGGGCAAAACCGGCCGTCAAATTCCAACAATGTTGGATTTATCTGTGCATATTAAAAAAGATTCGATGTTTAACACTCCTCCTGTTTTTGCCGTATACACGAGCATGTTGACGTTGGAATGGCTGAAAAAAATTGGAGGTGTTGCTGCCATTGAAAAAATCAATCGTGAGAAAGCCCGGATTTTATATGAAGAAATTGACAGGAACTCACTATTTAAAGGCCTTGCCGAACCCAACAGCAGGTCTATTATGAATGTCACTTTTATACTTACGCGTCCGCAGTTGGAAGATGAGTTCAATCGATTGTGGCAAGAAGCAGGAATAGTGGGATTAAAAGGGCACAGAGATCTAGGCGGATACCGTGCTTCTATCTACAATGCCATGCCGATAGAGAGCGTAAAAGTATTAATTGAAGTAATGCAACATTTTGAAAAAATAAAAGGCTGA
- a CDS encoding amidophosphoribosyltransferase, protein MNRWLKAFGNLLYPSVCPGCEENSVVIENCLCFHCFKNIPVFNSLDPFVNRGIEILASRLPVRMVFILMEYHKNSLPQKLIHSLKYKNNPEIGVFLGKKLGDNIFSYLTENKISFPDAIVPVPLHLKKIKQRGYNQSECIAQGIAEALQTDNVKNILQRTKYTLSQTTRSKEERWNNIKDAFQVCDDTIGIFNSILLVDDVLTTGSTIEACIHTLLQKKSDLIIDVAVLAIPQK, encoded by the coding sequence ATGAACCGTTGGTTAAAAGCATTCGGCAATTTGCTTTATCCTTCAGTTTGTCCCGGATGTGAAGAGAATTCTGTTGTCATCGAAAATTGTCTTTGTTTTCATTGTTTCAAGAATATACCGGTTTTTAATTCTTTAGACCCTTTTGTTAACAGAGGTATAGAAATTTTAGCATCACGTCTGCCGGTAAGAATGGTTTTTATTCTTATGGAATATCACAAGAATAGTTTACCGCAAAAACTAATACATTCTTTGAAATATAAAAATAATCCGGAGATAGGAGTATTTTTAGGAAAAAAATTAGGAGACAACATCTTTTCGTATTTAACAGAAAATAAAATATCTTTTCCCGACGCCATTGTGCCGGTACCGTTGCATCTAAAAAAAATCAAACAAAGGGGGTATAATCAGAGTGAATGTATTGCACAAGGAATTGCTGAAGCATTGCAAACGGACAATGTGAAAAATATTTTGCAACGAACGAAATATACATTGTCTCAAACAACAAGAAGTAAAGAAGAAAGATGGAACAACATAAAAGATGCTTTTCAGGTTTGTGACGATACTATTGGGATATTCAATTCAATATTATTGGTAGATGATGTACTTACTACAGGTTCAACCATAGAGGCCTGTATACATACTTTGTTACAAAAGAAATCTGATTTAATAATTGATGTTGCTGTATTGGCAATACCCCAAAAATAA